Genomic segment of Paraburkholderia agricolaris:
CGGACTGCGCGCGGCGTCCGGCTCCATCCATTCGCGGTTCAGGTTCGCACCGGTCGCGTTGGTGCGCAGATTGCCGTGCACGCTGCCGTCCGGATTCATATTCGGCACGATGTAGAACACCGCGTGATCGTAGAGCTTGCGCGCCACCGGGTCGCCCGCCCAATCGCCCCAACCCGCGAGACGCTTGACGAGACCTTCGATAAACCACTCGGCCATCGTCTCGCCAGGATGCTGGCGCGCGATCAGCCAGATCTTCTTTTTCGGCGTGTCACCGGTTTGCGGTGTGCCAAGCGTCAGCAAAGACATCGGCCGACCTTCGACGGTTTTGCCCAACTCCGTTAGCGTGGCCTGCGGCATCTGCTGGACCGCACCGAGAAATTCCGAATGACGTTCCTCGCTATACGGCTCGAAATACGCGTAGTAGACGCGGTCGAATTCCGGCGTGTGGTCGATGGTCAACACACGGCCATCGTAAGAGGTCGGCACACGGAACCAGTTCACCCGGTCATAGCTTGCCACCGCCTGGTAGTCGCGCCAGCCTTCGGCGAAAGCGCATGCCGCGGCATTCTCGAAGGTCATCACGCAGCGCTCGCCGGCCGCACCGGACAAACGGAAATAAAACCACTGCGCGAACTCGGCGTGACTGTCGGGCCGCACGCGCAGACGGATGTTGCCGGCGTCTTCGCAGGCCAGCACTTCGATCGCACCCGCGTCGAAGTTGCTCGTAATCGATAACGTCATGATGTTCTTCCCTGCTTGTGCGCGCCGCGATCGCCTAGTCAGCGATACGGCGACGGAATACGTAGGTGGAATCGTTCGAGGCCTCGGCGTTGAACGCGTAGCCTTCGGCGTCGAAATCCTTCAACTGTTCGGGCTTGTCGAGACGGTTTTCGACCGCGTAGCGCGCCATCAGGCCGCGCGCGCGCTTGGCGTGGAAACTGATGATCTTGTAGCGGCCGCCCTTCCAGTCTTCAAACACGGGGGTGACGATCGGCGCTTCGAGCACCTTGGGTTTGACGGACTTGAAGTACTCACCGGAAGCGCAGTTGACCAGCACGCGTGAAGCGGCAGCGCGCTTCTTCAGTTGCGCATTCAAAGCCTGCGTGATCCGTTCGCCCCAGAACGCGTATAGATCCTTGCCGCGCGTATTGGCAAAACGCGTACCCATTTCGAGGCGGTACGGTTGCAGCAGATCGAGCGGGCGCAGCAATCCGTACAGGCCGGAAAGCACCCGCACGTGATTCTGCGCGTAATCCAGATCGGCCGACGACAAGGTCCTGGCGTTGAAGCCTTCATACACATCGCCGTTGAACGCGAGCACGGCCTGCTTGGCGTTGTGCGTACCGAAACTGGGCGACCAGTCTGCGTAACGCTGAAAATTGAGGTGGGCGAGCTGATCCGAAATACTCATCAACGAACTGATCTGTTGCGGCGACAAAAGACGCAATCCGCCGATCAATTCGGCCGCATCGTCGACGAAATCGGGGATCGTGTGCT
This window contains:
- the yaaA gene encoding peroxide stress protein YaaA, yielding MIIVLSPAKSLDYETPPHVKKHTIPDFVDDAAELIGGLRLLSPQQISSLMSISDQLAHLNFQRYADWSPSFGTHNAKQAVLAFNGDVYEGFNARTLSSADLDYAQNHVRVLSGLYGLLRPLDLLQPYRLEMGTRFANTRGKDLYAFWGERITQALNAQLKKRAAASRVLVNCASGEYFKSVKPKVLEAPIVTPVFEDWKGGRYKIISFHAKRARGLMARYAVENRLDKPEQLKDFDAEGYAFNAEASNDSTYVFRRRIAD
- a CDS encoding M14 family metallopeptidase, producing MTLSITSNFDAGAIEVLACEDAGNIRLRVRPDSHAEFAQWFYFRLSGAAGERCVMTFENAAACAFAEGWRDYQAVASYDRVNWFRVPTSYDGRVLTIDHTPEFDRVYYAYFEPYSEERHSEFLGAVQQMPQATLTELGKTVEGRPMSLLTLGTPQTGDTPKKKIWLIARQHPGETMAEWFIEGLVKRLAGWGDWAGDPVARKLYDHAVFYIVPNMNPDGSVHGNLRTNATGANLNREWMEPDAARSPEVLVVRDAIHATGCDLFFDIHGDEALPYVFVAGSEMLPGFTERQGEEQKAFIEAFKHASPDFQDKYGYAASKYREDALKLASKYIGNEFGCLSLTLEMPFKDNANLPDERVGWNGERSASLGAAMLQAILRHVETFA